The proteins below come from a single Agrobacterium vitis genomic window:
- a CDS encoding phosphoenolpyruvate carboxykinase: protein MEELGVNNSRLGIETIGLGKAANVHYNLLHAALYEHAIRNGEAVLTADGALLAETGQHTGRSPKDKFILRDANTDSQIWWDNNKPMSKEHFDILHQDMLAHVAGKTLFVQDLIGGADAANALPTRVVTELAWHSLFIRNLLIRPERAALADFEAKFTIIDLPSFKADPARHGCRTETVIACDFTNNIVLIAGTYYAGEMKKSVFTALNYMLPAKQVMPMHCSANVGPAGDSAVFFGLSGTGKTTLSADPARTLIGDDEHGWGEDGIFNFEGGCYAKTIRLSAEAEPEIYATTKRFGTVLENVVLDENRVPDFNDGSKTENTRCAYPLNFIPNASPTGRTGHPKTIIMLTADAFGVMPPIAKLTPEQAMYHFLSGYTAKVAGTERGVTEPEATFSTCFGAPFMPRHPAEYGNLLKELIARHEVDCWLVNTGWTGGAYGVGNRMPIKATRALLTAALSGELKKVEFRTDANFGFAVPVSVEGVDTSILDPRSTWANGADYDAQAKKLVGMFIANFEKFEAHVDSNVRDAAPVLAVAAQ from the coding sequence ATGGAGGAGCTTGGAGTGAACAATAGCCGTCTTGGGATCGAGACCATTGGCTTGGGCAAGGCCGCCAATGTCCATTATAATCTGCTGCACGCCGCCCTTTATGAGCATGCGATCCGCAATGGTGAAGCCGTGCTGACAGCGGACGGCGCGCTTTTGGCCGAGACCGGACAGCATACGGGCCGCTCGCCCAAGGACAAGTTCATCCTGCGTGACGCCAATACCGACAGCCAGATCTGGTGGGACAATAACAAGCCGATGTCGAAGGAGCATTTCGACATTCTGCATCAGGACATGCTGGCGCATGTGGCTGGCAAGACCCTGTTCGTCCAGGATCTGATTGGCGGCGCCGATGCCGCCAACGCTTTGCCAACCCGCGTGGTAACGGAACTCGCATGGCATTCGCTGTTTATTCGTAACTTGCTGATTCGTCCGGAACGCGCCGCGCTTGCCGATTTCGAAGCGAAATTCACCATTATCGACCTGCCCAGCTTCAAGGCTGATCCGGCCCGTCATGGCTGCCGCACCGAAACGGTCATCGCCTGCGACTTCACCAACAATATCGTGCTGATCGCCGGTACCTACTATGCCGGTGAAATGAAGAAGTCGGTGTTCACGGCGCTCAACTACATGCTGCCCGCCAAACAGGTCATGCCGATGCATTGCTCGGCCAATGTTGGCCCGGCTGGCGATTCGGCTGTGTTCTTCGGTCTGTCCGGCACCGGCAAAACCACGCTGTCGGCTGATCCGGCCCGCACGCTGATTGGCGATGACGAGCATGGTTGGGGCGAAGACGGCATCTTCAACTTCGAAGGCGGCTGCTACGCCAAGACCATCCGTCTGTCGGCAGAAGCTGAGCCGGAAATCTACGCCACCACCAAGCGGTTCGGCACGGTGCTGGAAAATGTTGTTCTGGATGAAAACCGGGTCCCGGATTTCAACGATGGCTCGAAGACCGAAAATACCCGTTGCGCCTATCCGCTGAACTTCATTCCCAATGCCTCGCCCACCGGCCGCACCGGGCATCCGAAGACCATCATCATGCTGACCGCAGATGCCTTCGGCGTCATGCCGCCGATCGCCAAGCTGACACCAGAACAGGCGATGTACCACTTCCTTTCCGGCTACACTGCGAAAGTGGCTGGCACGGAGCGCGGCGTAACCGAGCCGGAAGCAACCTTCTCGACCTGCTTCGGCGCACCGTTCATGCCGCGTCATCCGGCAGAATATGGCAATCTGCTCAAGGAGTTGATTGCCCGCCACGAAGTGGATTGCTGGCTGGTCAACACTGGCTGGACCGGCGGTGCCTACGGCGTTGGTAACCGTATGCCGATCAAGGCAACTCGGGCGCTGCTGACGGCGGCTCTCTCCGGTGAGTTGAAGAAGGTCGAGTTCCGCACCGATGCCAATTTCGGTTTCGCGGTACCGGTTTCTGTCGAAGGCGTCGATACTAGCATTCTCGACCCCCGCTCGACCTGGGCAAATGGGGCAGACTATGACGCGCAGGCCAAGAAACTGGTCGGCATGTTCATCGCCAATTTCGAGAAATTCGAAGCCCATGTGGACAGCAATGTTCGCGATGCGGCTCCGGTTCTGGCTGTTGCTGCGCAGTAA
- the arfB gene encoding alternative ribosome rescue aminoacyl-tRNA hydrolase ArfB, with amino-acid sequence MASEPLYINDRITIAGWELTEQFVLAGGPGGQNVNKVSTAVQLFFPLTSSPSLPDRIKTNAIKLAGRRLSKEGVLLIAASRFRSQERNREDARERLKELLLEAAKPPPPPRRKTKPTKGSIERRLRAKVGRGEIKKMREKPGQD; translated from the coding sequence ATGGCGAGCGAACCGCTCTATATCAATGACAGGATTACGATTGCCGGTTGGGAACTGACCGAGCAATTCGTGCTGGCTGGTGGTCCGGGTGGGCAAAATGTCAACAAAGTCTCGACCGCCGTCCAATTGTTCTTCCCGCTGACAAGCTCTCCCTCGCTCCCGGACCGTATCAAGACCAATGCCATCAAATTGGCAGGCCGACGGCTGTCCAAAGAAGGCGTGTTGTTGATCGCGGCCAGCCGCTTTCGAAGCCAGGAGCGAAATCGGGAAGATGCCCGCGAACGGCTAAAGGAATTGCTGCTCGAAGCAGCCAAACCGCCGCCACCGCCGCGCCGGAAGACCAAACCCACCAAGGGTTCGATCGAACGTAGGTTGAGGGCAAAGGTGGGACGCGGCGAAATCAAGAAAATGCGCGAGAAACCGGGGCAGGATTGA
- a CDS encoding DUF3237 domain-containing protein, whose product MTFIDPNKAAPVSGRRVFLGAAAAAIAATAAGQSGQAADTKTGGGPLSDIPIVLPQTEFVYEAIFTLQDMIEMGASPQGDRRIINITGGEFAGPRIKGKVMPGGADRQVLRKDGVRLLNALYELQADDGAIITVNNRVLIDRQPDGTQYAFSHIDITAPDGPHDWLNRRVFVGTLHSLRPKPMVLIRVFSLV is encoded by the coding sequence ATGACATTCATTGATCCCAACAAAGCCGCACCGGTTTCCGGCAGGCGTGTGTTTCTGGGTGCGGCAGCGGCGGCGATAGCCGCGACCGCCGCAGGGCAGAGCGGACAGGCAGCGGATACAAAAACCGGCGGCGGTCCGCTATCAGACATTCCCATCGTTTTGCCCCAGACAGAGTTCGTCTATGAGGCGATTTTTACCCTTCAGGATATGATTGAGATGGGTGCGTCCCCGCAGGGAGACAGGCGTATCATCAATATCACCGGCGGTGAATTTGCCGGACCTCGGATCAAGGGTAAGGTCATGCCTGGAGGTGCGGACCGGCAAGTGCTGCGCAAGGACGGTGTGCGCCTTCTCAATGCGCTCTATGAATTGCAGGCGGATGACGGTGCCATCATTACCGTCAACAACAGGGTCTTGATCGACCGCCAGCCGGACGGCACGCAATATGCTTTTTCGCATATCGATATTACCGCACCTGATGGACCGCATGACTGGCTGAACCGCCGTGTCTTTGTCGGCACCCTGCACAGCCTGCGACCCAAGCCAATGGTGCTGATTCGGGTCTTCAGTCTGGTTTAA
- the coaA gene encoding type I pantothenate kinase yields the protein MTTAIRQAEGEEALDHFQVGSYSPYLFFSSEEWARFRADTPLTLTLDEVHRLRSIDDPIDLAEVRRIYLALSRLLSSHVESSQLLFEQRNRFLSTNVTKTPFIIGIAGSVAVGKSTTARVLKELLARWPSSPKVDLVTTDGFLYSNATLVRDNKLNRKGFPESYDTAALLRFLSAIKAGQQNVKAPRYSHLTYDVLPDQHTIIDRPDILIFEGINVLQSRDLPRDGKIVPMVSDFFDFSIYIDAEESLIHNWYVKRFMKLRQTAFRDPNSYFHRYATISEDEASTIAENLWSHINLINLRDNIQPTRPRADLILRKGENHLVEQVALRKL from the coding sequence ATGACGACAGCGATCAGGCAGGCCGAGGGGGAGGAAGCCCTTGATCATTTCCAGGTAGGCAGCTACTCGCCCTATCTGTTCTTTTCGTCGGAGGAATGGGCGCGGTTTCGCGCCGATACGCCGCTGACCTTGACCCTGGACGAAGTACATCGCCTGCGATCCATCGATGACCCGATCGATCTTGCCGAGGTACGGCGGATCTATCTGGCGCTGTCGCGGCTGTTATCCTCGCATGTCGAATCGTCCCAATTGCTGTTTGAGCAGCGTAACCGCTTTCTCAGCACCAATGTGACCAAGACGCCGTTCATTATCGGTATTGCCGGGTCGGTGGCGGTGGGCAAATCCACCACGGCGCGCGTGCTGAAGGAGCTTTTGGCCCGCTGGCCTTCCAGCCCGAAAGTTGATCTGGTCACCACCGATGGCTTTCTGTATTCGAACGCGACGCTGGTGCGCGACAACAAGCTCAATCGCAAAGGGTTTCCCGAGAGTTACGATACGGCGGCTTTGCTGCGGTTTCTGTCGGCCATCAAGGCTGGGCAACAGAATGTCAAGGCGCCCCGCTATTCGCACCTGACCTATGACGTGCTGCCTGATCAACATACCATCATCGACCGCCCGGATATCCTGATTTTCGAGGGCATCAATGTGCTGCAATCGCGCGATCTGCCGCGAGATGGCAAGATCGTGCCGATGGTCTCGGATTTCTTCGACTTCTCGATCTATATCGATGCTGAGGAAAGCCTGATCCACAATTGGTACGTAAAGCGATTCATGAAGCTGCGCCAAACGGCCTTCCGCGATCCGAATTCCTACTTTCACCGTTATGCGACGATCAGCGAAGATGAAGCTTCAACCATTGCCGAAAATCTCTGGAGCCACATCAACCTGATCAATCTGCGCGACAATATCCAGCCGACCCGGCCCCGGGCCGATTTGATCCTGCGCAAGGGAGAAAATCATCTGGTTGAACAGGTGGCGCTGCGAAAATTATAG
- a CDS encoding phosphoribosyl-ATP diphosphatase, whose product MTTFTLSDLETIVATRAKASPDESWTAKLVTAGQDKAAKKLGEEAIEAVMAAVKNDRANLIYESADLLYHLLVVLKIADIPIETVMEELQRRTAQSGLSEKASR is encoded by the coding sequence ATGACCACATTCACGCTGTCCGATCTGGAGACCATCGTCGCCACCCGTGCCAAGGCCTCACCGGATGAAAGCTGGACAGCAAAGCTGGTGACGGCAGGCCAGGACAAGGCCGCCAAGAAGCTTGGCGAAGAGGCTATCGAGGCGGTGATGGCAGCGGTCAAAAATGATCGCGCCAACCTGATCTATGAGAGTGCCGATTTGCTTTATCACCTGTTGGTCGTATTGAAAATTGCCGATATCCCGATAGAAACGGTGATGGAAGAGTTGCAACGGCGCACCGCCCAATCGGGCCTCAGCGAAAAGGCCAGTCGGTAG
- the hisF gene encoding imidazole glycerol phosphate synthase subunit HisF codes for MTLKARIIPCLDVKDGRVVKGVNFVDLIDAGDPVEAAKAYDAAGADELCFLDITASSDNRETIFDVVARTADHCFMPVTVGGGVRAVGDIRKLLLAGADKVSINSAAVSNPDFVAEAADKFGNQCIVVSIDAKRRRSQASGGDNLSAWEIYTHGGRNATGIDAVEFAVKMVERGAGELLVTSMDRDGTKSGYDLELTRAIADAVRVPVIASGGVGTLDDLVAGVRQGHATAVLAASIFHFGTYSIAEAKAHMANAGIPMRLDQA; via the coding sequence GTGACACTCAAGGCCCGCATTATTCCTTGTCTCGACGTGAAGGATGGCCGAGTCGTCAAGGGCGTGAACTTTGTTGATCTGATTGATGCCGGTGATCCTGTCGAAGCGGCCAAGGCCTATGACGCAGCCGGTGCCGATGAGCTTTGCTTTTTGGACATTACCGCCTCATCTGATAATCGCGAGACGATTTTTGATGTCGTCGCCCGCACCGCAGATCATTGCTTCATGCCGGTCACGGTGGGGGGCGGTGTGCGGGCGGTCGGCGATATTCGCAAGCTGCTGCTGGCCGGGGCCGATAAGGTTTCAATCAACTCGGCAGCCGTGAGTAATCCCGATTTTGTCGCTGAAGCCGCCGATAAATTCGGCAATCAATGTATTGTGGTTTCCATTGATGCAAAACGTCGCCGAAGCCAGGCCAGCGGTGGCGACAATCTCAGCGCCTGGGAGATTTATACCCATGGAGGGCGCAATGCGACCGGCATTGACGCTGTCGAATTTGCGGTCAAAATGGTCGAGCGCGGCGCAGGCGAATTGCTGGTCACGTCAATGGATCGTGACGGCACCAAAAGCGGTTATGATTTGGAACTGACCCGCGCCATTGCCGATGCGGTTAGGGTGCCGGTGATTGCCTCTGGCGGCGTTGGCACGTTGGATGATCTGGTGGCGGGCGTCAGGCAAGGCCATGCCACTGCCGTTCTCGCGGCGTCGATTTTCCATTTCGGGACCTATTCGATAGCCGAGGCCAAGGCTCATATGGCCAATGCCGGTATCCCCATGCGTCTCGACCAGGCCTGA
- the hisA gene encoding 1-(5-phosphoribosyl)-5-[(5-phosphoribosylamino)methylideneamino]imidazole-4-carboxamide isomerase produces the protein MILFPAIDLKDGQCVRLKLGDMEQATVYNPDPGAQAKAFEDQGFEWLHVVDLNGAFAGESVNGAAVDAILKATKNPVQLGGGIRSLAHIETWLQHGLSRVILGTVAVRDPALVIEACKLFPGKIAVGIDAKGGKVAVEGWAEASELGVVELAKKFEGAGVAAIIYTDIDRDGILTGINWASTLELAEAVSIPVIASGGLASIEDIRRMLEPDARKLEGAISGRALYDGRIDPAEALALIANAKKDAIL, from the coding sequence ATGATCCTCTTTCCCGCCATCGACCTTAAAGACGGCCAATGCGTTCGCCTCAAGCTGGGCGATATGGAGCAAGCCACGGTCTACAATCCCGACCCCGGTGCACAGGCCAAGGCCTTTGAAGACCAGGGCTTTGAATGGCTGCATGTTGTTGATCTGAACGGCGCCTTTGCCGGTGAAAGCGTCAATGGCGCGGCGGTGGATGCCATTCTCAAGGCCACGAAAAATCCGGTCCAGCTGGGCGGCGGCATCCGCAGTCTTGCCCATATCGAGACCTGGCTCCAGCACGGCCTGTCGCGCGTTATTCTCGGCACGGTCGCCGTGCGTGATCCGGCGCTGGTGATTGAGGCTTGCAAGCTTTTCCCCGGCAAGATCGCTGTTGGCATCGATGCCAAGGGTGGCAAGGTGGCCGTGGAAGGCTGGGCGGAGGCCTCTGAACTCGGCGTGGTCGAGCTGGCGAAGAAGTTTGAAGGCGCAGGCGTTGCGGCAATCATCTATACGGATATCGACCGGGACGGCATTCTGACTGGAATAAACTGGGCTTCGACGCTGGAACTGGCGGAGGCTGTCTCCATTCCTGTCATCGCGTCTGGCGGGTTGGCGTCAATAGAGGATATCCGCCGGATGCTGGAGCCGGATGCGCGCAAACTGGAAGGTGCAATTTCCGGTCGCGCCCTTTATGATGGGCGGATTGATCCGGCGGAAGCGCTGGCCTTGATTGCCAATGCGAAAAAGGATGCCATCCTGTGA
- the hisH gene encoding imidazole glycerol phosphate synthase subunit HisH, translating to MRVVIIDYGSGNLRSATKAFERASRESGLDAEIELTDKADRVATADRIVLPGVGAYADCKRGLDAVPGMHEALIEAVEVKARPFLGICVGMQLMSSRGLEKTVTEGLGWIKGDVVEMTPSDPGLKIPQIGWNTLTLARPHPLFDGIATGNDGLHAYFVHSYHLAASNADEIIATTDYGGSMTAFVGRDNMAGAQFHPEKSQTLGLQLISNFLNWVP from the coding sequence ATGCGTGTTGTGATTATTGACTACGGATCGGGCAATCTGCGCTCCGCCACCAAGGCGTTCGAGCGGGCCTCCCGGGAATCCGGCCTTGATGCCGAAATCGAACTGACCGACAAGGCAGACCGGGTGGCAACCGCCGACCGGATCGTCTTGCCCGGCGTCGGTGCCTATGCAGATTGCAAGCGGGGCCTCGATGCGGTGCCCGGCATGCATGAAGCGCTGATCGAAGCGGTCGAGGTCAAGGCCCGCCCCTTCCTCGGCATCTGCGTCGGGATGCAGCTGATGTCGTCGCGCGGTTTGGAAAAAACCGTGACCGAAGGCCTCGGCTGGATCAAGGGCGATGTGGTGGAAATGACCCCTTCCGATCCGGGCCTGAAGATCCCGCAGATCGGCTGGAACACGCTGACACTTGCCCGTCCGCATCCGCTGTTTGACGGGATTGCCACCGGTAATGATGGGCTGCATGCCTATTTCGTCCATTCCTACCATCTGGCGGCCAGCAATGCCGATGAGATCATTGCGACGACCGATTACGGCGGCTCGATGACCGCTTTTGTGGGGCGTGACAATATGGCAGGCGCGCAATTCCATCCGGAAAAGAGCCAGACACTGGGTCTCCAGCTGATTTCTAATTTTCTCAATTGGGTGCCGTGA
- the hisB gene encoding imidazoleglycerol-phosphate dehydratase HisB: protein MAESRSASISRKTNETSVSVSVTIDGTGTSKISTGVGFFDHMLDQLSRHSLIDMDIDVTGDLHIDDHHTVEDTGIAIGQAISKALGDRRGIVRYASIDLAMDETMTKAAIDVSGRPFLVWNVAFSAPKIGTFDTELVREFFQALAQNAGITLHILNHYGANNHHIAETCFKAVARALRSATEIDPRQAGRIPSTKGML from the coding sequence ATGGCAGAGAGCCGCAGCGCCAGCATTTCGCGCAAGACCAACGAAACCTCGGTCTCGGTTTCCGTCACTATCGACGGCACCGGCACTTCGAAGATTTCGACGGGGGTTGGTTTCTTCGACCACATGCTGGACCAGCTCAGCCGCCATTCGCTGATCGATATGGATATCGACGTGACGGGCGACCTGCATATCGACGATCACCACACCGTCGAAGACACCGGCATTGCCATCGGCCAGGCGATTTCCAAGGCATTGGGCGATCGGCGTGGCATCGTACGCTATGCCTCGATTGATCTTGCCATGGACGAGACGATGACCAAGGCGGCCATTGATGTTTCGGGACGGCCTTTCCTGGTTTGGAACGTCGCGTTTTCGGCACCGAAGATCGGCACATTCGACACCGAACTGGTGCGGGAATTCTTTCAGGCGCTGGCGCAGAATGCCGGTATTACCCTGCATATCCTCAATCATTATGGCGCTAATAACCATCATATCGCCGAAACCTGCTTCAAGGCCGTCGCCCGCGCCCTGCGCAGCGCGACCGAAATTGACCCCCGCCAGGCGGGCCGCATTCCGTCCACCAAGGGAATGCTGTAA
- the hslV gene encoding ATP-dependent protease subunit HslV has translation MSEHNPYGTMHGTTIITVRKGGMVVMAGDGQVSLGQTVMKGNARKVRRIGKGEVIAGFAGATADAFTLLERLEKKLEQYPGQLMRAAVELAKDWRTDKYLRNLEAMMLVADKTVTLAITGNGDVLEPEHGTIAIGSGGNYALAAALALMDTEKSAEEVARKAMKIAADICVYTNENVLVETLESAN, from the coding sequence ATGAGCGAACATAATCCCTATGGAACCATGCATGGCACCACGATTATCACGGTGCGCAAGGGCGGCATGGTGGTGATGGCCGGTGACGGACAGGTCAGCCTTGGTCAGACAGTGATGAAGGGCAATGCCCGCAAGGTGCGCCGCATTGGCAAGGGCGAAGTGATCGCCGGTTTTGCCGGAGCGACCGCGGATGCCTTCACCCTGCTGGAACGGCTGGAAAAGAAGCTGGAGCAATATCCGGGTCAGTTGATGCGCGCCGCCGTCGAGCTTGCCAAGGACTGGCGCACCGACAAATATCTGCGCAATCTGGAAGCGATGATGCTGGTGGCCGACAAAACGGTGACACTGGCGATTACCGGCAATGGCGATGTGCTGGAACCCGAACATGGCACGATTGCCATCGGTTCAGGCGGCAATTACGCGCTGGCTGCGGCTCTGGCCTTGATGGATACCGAAAAGTCGGCGGAAGAAGTGGCGCGCAAGGCCATGAAAATCGCTGCCGATATCTGCGTTTATACCAATGAAAACGTGCTGGTCGAAACGCTGGAAAGCGCCAACTGA
- the hslU gene encoding ATP-dependent protease ATPase subunit HslU, producing MTTFSPREIVSELDRYIIGQNDAKRAVAIALRNRWRRQQLDESLRDEVMPKNILMIGPTGVGKTEISRRLAKLAGAPFIKVEATKFTEVGYVGRDVEQIIRDLVEIGIGLIKEKKRLEVEAKAHAGAEERVLDALVGATASPATRDSFRKKLRAGELDDKEIDIEVAETSSGMPGFEIPGMPGANVGILNLSDMFGKAMGGRTKKVRTTVKTSYADLIRDESDKLIDNEVIQREAVKSVENDGIVFLDEIDKIANREGAMGAGVSREGVQRDLLPLVEGTTVATKYGPVKTDHILFIASGAFHVSKPSDLLPELQGRLPIRVELKALTKEDFRRILTETEASLIRQYIALMATEQLDLEFTEDAIDALADVAVNLNSSIENIGARRLQTVMERVLDDISFNAPDRGGAKVMIDSAYVREHVGEIAADADLSRYIL from the coding sequence ATGACAACTTTTTCACCCCGCGAAATCGTCTCGGAACTCGACCGCTATATCATCGGTCAGAACGATGCAAAGCGTGCCGTGGCGATTGCGCTGCGCAACCGCTGGCGCCGCCAGCAGCTCGATGAGAGCCTGCGCGACGAGGTCATGCCCAAGAACATCCTGATGATCGGCCCGACCGGCGTCGGCAAGACCGAAATCTCCCGACGCCTCGCCAAACTGGCGGGCGCACCCTTCATCAAGGTCGAGGCCACGAAATTCACCGAGGTCGGCTATGTCGGCCGCGATGTGGAACAGATCATCCGTGATCTCGTGGAAATTGGCATCGGCCTGATCAAGGAAAAGAAGCGGCTGGAGGTGGAAGCCAAGGCCCATGCCGGGGCCGAGGAACGGGTGCTGGATGCGCTGGTCGGCGCCACCGCCTCGCCCGCCACCCGTGATAGCTTCCGCAAGAAACTGCGGGCCGGAGAGCTGGACGACAAGGAAATCGATATCGAGGTTGCAGAGACAAGCTCCGGCATGCCGGGCTTTGAGATTCCCGGCATGCCGGGGGCCAATGTCGGCATTCTCAACCTTTCCGACATGTTTGGCAAAGCGATGGGCGGCCGCACCAAAAAGGTCCGCACCACCGTCAAGACCTCCTACGCCGATCTGATCCGCGACGAATCCGACAAGCTGATCGACAATGAAGTGATCCAGCGCGAGGCGGTAAAGTCGGTTGAAAACGATGGCATCGTCTTCCTGGACGAAATCGACAAGATCGCCAACCGCGAAGGCGCCATGGGCGCCGGTGTGTCGCGCGAAGGTGTGCAGCGCGACCTTCTGCCCCTGGTGGAAGGCACGACAGTTGCCACCAAATACGGGCCGGTGAAGACCGACCATATCCTGTTTATCGCGTCGGGGGCCTTCCATGTCTCCAAGCCGTCCGACCTCCTGCCGGAATTGCAGGGCCGGTTGCCGATCCGGGTGGAGTTGAAGGCACTGACCAAGGAGGATTTTCGCCGGATTCTGACGGAAACCGAGGCCAGCCTCATTCGTCAATATATCGCGCTGATGGCCACTGAACAGTTGGATCTCGAGTTTACCGAGGATGCCATCGACGCGCTGGCGGATGTTGCCGTCAACCTCAATAGCTCGATTGAAAATATCGGCGCGCGGCGTTTGCAGACGGTGATGGAGCGGGTGCTCGACGACATTTCCTTCAACGCGCCGGATCGCGGCGGTGCGAAAGTGATGATCGATTCGGCCTATGTGCGCGAGCATGTCGGCGAAATCGCCGCCGATGCGGATCTGTCGCGCTATATTCTGTGA
- a CDS encoding DUF1402 family protein: MEMVRRLALVFILSVSCAFSAAFVPEIQAAEVRIVPAGNRNAEQPPIPGASKQRTKETKTTFDLKYEKIRDLLIKDRQLIGKIKKTAAAYDIDPIHIVGALVGEHTYNVDAYDTLQSYYVKAASYAGHTFRFAYDGEDVDDFVARPEFAACADLKDSAKLWTCRENVWEDKFQGKRVGNKSFPNNRFSAVFFQPFYAGQTFGLGQINPLTALMLTDMVHKTSGYPKLDEKDAAGLYKAIMDPDTSLAYIAAIIRKSIDDYKTYANVDISNNPGLTATLYNVGNSEARARALGRRGGLPEENYYGWLVNDRLKELEGLL, from the coding sequence ATGGAAATGGTGCGTCGCTTAGCTCTGGTCTTTATTCTTTCGGTTTCATGTGCTTTTTCCGCTGCCTTCGTGCCGGAAATCCAGGCTGCCGAGGTGCGAATAGTGCCTGCGGGCAATCGCAATGCTGAACAGCCGCCCATTCCCGGCGCATCGAAGCAGCGCACCAAGGAAACCAAGACCACCTTCGATCTGAAATACGAGAAGATTCGCGATCTTCTCATCAAGGACCGCCAATTGATCGGCAAGATCAAGAAAACCGCGGCGGCCTATGATATCGACCCGATCCATATCGTTGGTGCGCTGGTCGGTGAGCACACCTATAATGTCGATGCCTACGATACATTGCAGAGCTACTATGTGAAGGCCGCCTCTTATGCCGGTCACACGTTCCGCTTTGCCTATGATGGCGAGGATGTCGATGATTTCGTCGCCCGCCCGGAATTTGCCGCTTGCGCCGACTTGAAGGATTCGGCAAAACTCTGGACCTGCCGGGAAAATGTCTGGGAAGACAAGTTCCAGGGCAAGCGGGTCGGCAACAAGAGCTTTCCCAACAACCGCTTCAGCGCGGTGTTTTTCCAGCCGTTCTATGCCGGGCAGACATTTGGCCTTGGCCAGATCAATCCGCTGACGGCATTAATGCTAACCGATATGGTCCACAAGACATCAGGCTATCCCAAGCTGGACGAGAAGGATGCGGCAGGGCTCTATAAGGCCATCATGGACCCGGATACGTCACTCGCCTATATCGCGGCGATCATCCGCAAATCCATCGATGACTATAAAACCTATGCCAATGTGGATATTTCCAACAATCCCGGCCTGACGGCGACGCTTTACAATGTCGGGAATTCCGAGGCGCGGGCGCGGGCGCTGGGACGTCGTGGCGGCCTGCCGGAAGAAAATTACTATGGCTGGCTGGTCAATGACCGGCTGAAAGAACTTGAAGGCCTGCTCTAG
- the trxA gene encoding thioredoxin, with amino-acid sequence MATVKVDASNFEAEVLQSVEPVVVDFWAEWCGPCKMIAPSLDEISTEMAGKVKIAKLNIDENPELAAKFGVRSIPTLAMFKGGEVADIKVGAAPKTALSSWIAGAA; translated from the coding sequence ATGGCTACGGTAAAAGTCGATGCAAGCAATTTCGAAGCGGAAGTTCTACAGTCTGTAGAGCCTGTCGTGGTGGACTTCTGGGCCGAATGGTGCGGCCCCTGCAAGATGATCGCCCCCAGCCTGGATGAAATCTCCACGGAAATGGCTGGCAAGGTCAAGATCGCCAAGCTCAACATTGACGAAAACCCAGAACTCGCCGCCAAATTCGGCGTCCGCTCCATCCCCACGCTCGCCATGTTCAAGGGCGGCGAAGTGGCTGACATCAAGGTTGGCGCCGCTCCGAAGACGGCCCTGTCCAGCTGGATCGCTGGCGCTGCTTGA